The Rhodopseudomonas palustris genome window below encodes:
- the gltA gene encoding NADPH-dependent glutamate synthase: MYRIVRREQFSDATFLWDVEAPDIAASAEPGHFVMLRLYDGAERIPLTVADFDRDKGLVTVVVQALGKTTREMRDKFKEGEAFEDFVGPLGLPQHIDKVDHVVFVGGGLGVAPIFPQLRAFKQSGARTTAIMGFRTKDLVFWEDKFREFADELIICTDDGSYGEPGLVTAALERVITQQKPDKVVAIGPMPMMHACVETTRPHGVKTMVSLNTIMVDGTGMCGSCRVTVGNEVKFACVDGPDFDGHKVDFHELHARQKRFKTEEDKANEHFAHVCNLEKQLIVEGKRNYKKLATLPPHQTPMPERNAHERATNFKEVNLGYSVEEALQEAERCIQCITPTCVAGCPVGIDIPVFIRNILFRDFDAALETIYQSSIFPSICGRVCPQETQCEAQCIIRKYKKHEPVAIGRLERFIGDNARVPKSKPIDLSKTIGKVAIVGSGPAGLAAAADLTRYNVETTVYEALHVLGGVLQYGIPSFRLPRDIIDREIQRLKDIGVKFETNKVVGKTFTIEQLMRDRGFDAVFVAAGAGAPTFLGIPGEFAGRVYSANEFLTRINLMGGDRFPYLDTPVSVGNSVIVIGAGNTAMDCLRVARRVGAETVRCVYRRSEAEAPARIEEIRHAKEEGVDFFFLHSPVEILVTESGDVRAVRLQKMELGEADERGRRKPVPLDEFIELECDTVIYALGTKPNPIIGQATPGLALNKWGNIAADDDTQSTNMPGVFAGGDIVTGGATVILAMSAGRRAAKSIAAWLRLNKTKWPITAQDADDFVAGKLASPIEEDGVAHCPKCHQPLEGSEEYICCAGSELQWRCDDCAKVSEGFAFPYGMCPHCGGKLQPIDRAGVNDEAGLAAIRTAFEIELGGRAFYARAAKETSDPTLQELFLSFAAMEEEHMTTLANRYHVAIPQATEGFHLGTAAIMAGVKGRIGDPTTLFEAAIEFERRAASFFKTRVGETPDGSVERQLYRELAAEEDEHVSVLQTEFARWKEGKRGLLT, from the coding sequence ATGTATCGTATTGTTCGACGCGAGCAGTTCTCGGACGCGACCTTCCTGTGGGACGTCGAGGCACCGGATATCGCGGCTTCTGCCGAGCCCGGCCATTTCGTCATGCTTCGTCTCTACGACGGTGCCGAGCGCATTCCGCTCACCGTCGCCGATTTCGATCGCGACAAGGGGCTGGTGACGGTCGTCGTCCAGGCGCTCGGCAAGACCACGCGCGAGATGCGCGACAAGTTCAAGGAAGGCGAAGCATTCGAAGACTTCGTCGGTCCGCTCGGTCTGCCGCAACACATCGACAAGGTCGACCACGTGGTGTTTGTCGGCGGCGGTCTTGGCGTCGCGCCGATCTTCCCGCAGCTTCGGGCCTTCAAACAATCCGGCGCACGGACCACCGCGATCATGGGCTTCCGCACCAAGGACCTGGTGTTCTGGGAGGACAAGTTCCGCGAATTCGCCGACGAACTGATCATCTGCACCGATGACGGCAGCTACGGCGAGCCCGGCCTCGTCACCGCGGCGCTGGAGCGCGTCATCACCCAGCAGAAGCCCGACAAGGTGGTGGCGATCGGCCCGATGCCGATGATGCACGCCTGCGTGGAGACCACCCGCCCGCACGGCGTCAAGACCATGGTGTCGCTCAACACCATCATGGTCGACGGCACCGGCATGTGCGGTTCATGCCGGGTCACGGTCGGCAATGAAGTTAAGTTCGCCTGCGTCGATGGGCCGGATTTCGATGGCCACAAGGTCGACTTCCACGAGCTGCACGCCCGCCAGAAGCGGTTCAAGACCGAGGAAGACAAGGCGAACGAACACTTCGCCCATGTCTGCAATCTCGAAAAGCAACTGATCGTCGAGGGCAAGCGCAACTACAAGAAGCTGGCGACGCTGCCGCCGCATCAAACCCCGATGCCCGAGCGCAACGCCCACGAGCGCGCCACCAACTTCAAAGAAGTCAATCTCGGCTATTCGGTCGAGGAAGCGCTGCAGGAAGCCGAGCGCTGCATCCAGTGTATCACGCCGACCTGCGTGGCCGGCTGCCCGGTCGGTATCGACATTCCGGTGTTCATCCGCAACATCCTGTTCCGGGACTTCGATGCGGCGCTGGAGACGATCTATCAGTCGAGCATCTTCCCCTCGATCTGCGGCCGCGTCTGCCCGCAAGAGACGCAGTGCGAAGCGCAGTGCATCATCCGCAAGTACAAGAAGCATGAGCCGGTCGCGATCGGTCGTCTCGAGCGCTTCATCGGTGACAACGCACGGGTGCCGAAGAGCAAGCCGATCGATCTGTCCAAGACGATCGGCAAGGTCGCGATCGTCGGCTCCGGCCCGGCGGGCCTTGCCGCCGCAGCCGATCTCACCCGCTACAATGTCGAGACCACCGTGTACGAGGCGCTGCACGTGCTCGGCGGCGTGCTGCAATATGGCATTCCGTCATTCCGGCTGCCGCGCGACATCATCGATCGCGAAATCCAGCGGCTGAAGGATATCGGCGTCAAGTTCGAGACCAACAAGGTCGTCGGCAAGACGTTCACTATCGAACAGTTGATGCGCGACCGCGGCTTCGATGCGGTGTTCGTCGCGGCCGGCGCCGGTGCGCCGACCTTCCTGGGCATTCCCGGCGAGTTCGCCGGTCGGGTCTATTCGGCCAACGAATTCCTCACCCGTATCAATCTGATGGGCGGCGACCGCTTCCCATATCTCGATACGCCTGTCAGCGTCGGCAACAGCGTCATCGTGATCGGCGCCGGCAACACCGCGATGGATTGCCTGCGCGTCGCCCGCCGTGTCGGCGCCGAGACGGTTCGCTGCGTCTATCGCCGGTCGGAAGCCGAGGCGCCGGCCCGCATCGAAGAAATCCGCCACGCCAAGGAGGAAGGCGTCGACTTCTTCTTCCTGCATTCGCCCGTGGAGATTCTCGTCACCGAGAGCGGCGACGTCCGTGCGGTGCGGCTGCAGAAGATGGAGCTCGGCGAGGCAGACGAGCGCGGTCGACGCAAGCCGGTGCCGCTCGACGAGTTCATCGAGCTCGAATGCGACACGGTGATCTACGCGCTCGGCACCAAGCCGAATCCGATCATCGGCCAGGCAACGCCCGGCCTCGCGCTCAACAAGTGGGGCAACATCGCAGCCGACGACGACACACAGTCGACCAACATGCCGGGCGTGTTCGCGGGCGGCGACATCGTCACGGGTGGCGCCACTGTGATCCTGGCGATGAGCGCGGGCCGCCGCGCCGCCAAGTCGATCGCCGCCTGGCTGCGTCTGAACAAGACCAAATGGCCCATCACCGCGCAGGATGCCGACGATTTCGTCGCCGGCAAGCTGGCATCGCCGATCGAGGAGGATGGCGTGGCGCATTGCCCGAAGTGTCACCAGCCGCTGGAAGGCTCCGAAGAGTACATCTGCTGTGCCGGCTCCGAGCTGCAATGGCGCTGCGACGACTGCGCCAAGGTCAGCGAAGGCTTCGCGTTCCCTTATGGGATGTGCCCGCATTGCGGTGGCAAGCTGCAGCCGATCGATCGCGCCGGCGTCAACGACGAGGCCGGGCTTGCGGCGATCCGCACCGCATTCGAGATCGAACTCGGCGGCCGCGCATTCTATGCCCGCGCCGCCAAAGAAACCTCCGATCCGACATTGCAGGAGCTGTTCCTCAGCTTCGCCGCGATGGAAGAGGAGCACATGACCACGCTGGCCAATCGCTATCACGTGGCAATTCCGCAGGCGACCGAGGGCTTCCATCTCGGCACCGCGGCGATCATGGCCGGTGTCAAAGGCCGGATCGGCGATCCGACCACGCTGTTCGAAGCCGCAATCGAATTTGAGCGGCGCGCCGCCTCGTTCTTCAAGACCCGGGTCGGCGAGACGCCGGACGGTTCGGTCGAGCGGCAGCTCTATCGCGAACTTGCCGCCGAAGAGGACGAGCACGTCTCGGTGCTGCAGACCGAATTCGCGCGCTGGAAAGAAGGCAAGCGCGGGTTGCTGACGTAA
- a CDS encoding YgiQ family radical SAM protein: MQTSIDTAPPLMTRFRSSAAPHKPAPFLPMSRAEMNKLGWDACDVVLVTGDAYVDHPSFGMAIIGRLLESQGFRVGIISQPDWQSAEPFRALGKPRVFFGVTGGNMDSMVNRYTADRRLRHDDAYTPNGEGGKRPDRCTLVYAQRCREAFKDVPIILGGIEASLRRIAHYDYWSDKVRRSVLADAKADLLLYGNAERAVVEVAHRLAAGEAPRELDDIRGVALFRRVPDNYTDLHADDLDAADEGARQVRGDVVIRLPSCEQVEQDKEAYARASRVLHRESNPGNARPLVQRHGDRDLWLNPPPIPLTTEEMDSVYDLPYARAPHPSYGNAKIPAWDMIKNSVTIMRGCFGGCTFCSITEHEGRIIQSRSEASILQEIEKIRDKTPGFTGVISDIGGPTANMYRMACKDPTIEASCRKPSCVFPDICPNLNTSHDDLIRLYRKVREVKGIKKVMVASGVRYDLAVKSPAYIKELVSHHVGGYLKIAPEHTERGPLDKMMKPGIGAYHRFKQMFEAAAKQAGKQYYLIPYFIAAHPGTTDEDMMNLALWLKRNRYRADQVQTFLPSPMATATAMYHSGVNPLRGVRHGASEPVEAIKGLRQRRLHKAFLRYHDPDNWPVLREALKSMGRADLIGSRPDQLVPAHQPPGTGKAAGTRRPVRGDGPKPQRFTTKGVRLVK; this comes from the coding sequence ATGCAGACATCCATTGATACGGCCCCGCCGCTGATGACCCGGTTCCGCTCCAGCGCGGCACCGCACAAGCCCGCGCCTTTCCTGCCGATGAGCCGGGCCGAGATGAATAAGCTCGGCTGGGATGCCTGCGACGTCGTGCTGGTGACTGGTGATGCCTATGTCGACCATCCGAGCTTCGGCATGGCGATCATCGGCCGGCTCCTCGAATCCCAGGGTTTCCGCGTCGGCATTATCTCACAGCCGGATTGGCAATCCGCCGAGCCGTTCAGAGCGCTTGGCAAGCCGCGCGTGTTCTTCGGCGTCACCGGCGGCAACATGGACTCGATGGTCAACCGTTACACGGCCGACCGAAGGCTGCGCCACGACGACGCCTACACGCCGAACGGCGAAGGCGGCAAACGGCCGGACCGCTGCACGCTGGTCTATGCGCAACGCTGCCGCGAGGCGTTCAAGGACGTCCCGATCATTCTTGGCGGCATCGAGGCCTCGCTGCGCCGGATCGCACATTACGATTACTGGTCCGACAAGGTTCGGCGCTCAGTGCTGGCGGACGCCAAGGCCGATCTGCTGCTCTACGGCAACGCCGAGCGCGCGGTGGTCGAAGTCGCGCATCGGTTAGCTGCCGGCGAAGCACCGCGCGAGCTTGACGACATCCGCGGCGTCGCGCTGTTCCGCCGCGTGCCAGACAACTACACGGACCTGCACGCCGACGACCTCGATGCCGCCGATGAAGGCGCGCGGCAGGTGCGCGGCGACGTGGTGATCCGGCTGCCTAGCTGTGAGCAGGTCGAGCAGGACAAGGAAGCCTATGCCCGCGCCTCGCGTGTGCTGCATCGGGAAAGCAATCCCGGCAATGCGCGGCCGTTGGTCCAGCGCCATGGTGATCGCGACCTGTGGCTCAATCCGCCCCCGATCCCTCTGACCACCGAAGAGATGGACTCGGTCTACGACCTCCCCTACGCCCGCGCGCCGCATCCGTCCTACGGCAATGCCAAGATCCCAGCGTGGGACATGATCAAGAATTCGGTGACGATCATGCGCGGCTGCTTCGGCGGCTGCACCTTCTGCTCGATCACCGAGCACGAAGGCCGCATCATCCAGAGCCGGTCGGAAGCCTCGATCCTGCAGGAGATCGAGAAGATCCGCGACAAGACGCCCGGCTTCACCGGCGTGATCTCCGACATCGGCGGTCCTACCGCCAACATGTACCGGATGGCGTGCAAGGACCCGACAATCGAGGCCTCATGCCGTAAGCCGTCCTGCGTGTTCCCGGATATTTGCCCGAACCTCAACACCTCGCACGACGACCTGATCCGGCTGTACCGCAAGGTGCGCGAGGTGAAGGGCATCAAGAAGGTGATGGTGGCGTCGGGCGTGCGCTACGACCTCGCGGTAAAGAGCCCAGCCTACATCAAGGAGCTGGTGAGCCATCACGTCGGCGGTTACTTGAAGATCGCACCGGAGCACACCGAGCGCGGGCCGCTCGACAAGATGATGAAGCCGGGCATCGGCGCCTATCACCGCTTCAAGCAGATGTTCGAGGCCGCCGCCAAGCAGGCCGGCAAGCAGTACTATCTGATCCCGTATTTCATCGCGGCGCATCCCGGCACGACCGACGAGGACATGATGAACCTCGCGCTGTGGCTGAAGCGCAATCGCTACCGCGCCGACCAGGTGCAGACCTTCCTGCCGTCACCGATGGCGACTGCGACCGCGATGTATCACAGCGGCGTCAACCCGCTGCGCGGCGTCCGCCACGGCGCCAGCGAGCCGGTCGAGGCGATCAAGGGCCTGCGGCAGCGCAGGCTGCACAAGGCGTTCCTGCGCTATCACGATCCGGACAATTGGCCCGTGCTGCGCGAGGCGCTGAAGTCGATGGGACGCGCCGACCTGATCGGCTCACGGCCGGATCAGCTGGTGCCGGCGCATCAGCCGCCCGGCACCGGCAAGGCCGCCGGCACCCGCCGCCCGGTGCGCGGCGATGGACCAAAGCCACAGCGCTTCACCACCAAGGGCGTGCGGCTGGTCAAGTAA
- a CDS encoding TetR/AcrR family transcriptional regulator, which translates to MSKIVSSPAQRQIYLAAMQLFAERGLTQISVTDLAQAAGVARGTVYNNLGDLTGLFDLVVTNLATELNPRLTVALAECHEPVRRLATWMRLLIRQAHEEPRLGRFVCRFGMSSTTLRVVWDGRPLDDLATGLSQRGHSLGPAQIASAANFISGAILGAIFTSLDGHRTWVDAAAETVEWVLVGLGVSREEARNLAAGDLPPLPE; encoded by the coding sequence GTGTCCAAGATCGTGTCCAGCCCGGCGCAGCGACAGATCTACCTGGCGGCGATGCAGTTATTCGCCGAGCGCGGCCTGACGCAGATCAGCGTAACCGATTTAGCCCAGGCGGCCGGTGTCGCGCGGGGCACAGTTTACAATAACCTGGGCGACCTCACCGGCCTGTTCGACCTGGTGGTTACCAATCTGGCCACCGAATTGAATCCCCGGCTGACCGTGGCGCTGGCGGAGTGTCATGAGCCGGTGCGGCGGCTCGCGACCTGGATGCGACTGCTGATCCGTCAGGCCCACGAAGAGCCACGGCTCGGCCGGTTCGTCTGCCGGTTCGGCATGAGTTCGACGACTCTGCGGGTGGTCTGGGACGGACGTCCGCTCGACGACCTTGCCACCGGACTGTCACAACGCGGCCACAGCCTCGGTCCCGCGCAGATCGCTTCGGCTGCTAATTTCATCTCGGGCGCGATCCTGGGAGCCATTTTTACAAGTCTCGACGGCCACCGCACGTGGGTCGACGCGGCTGCCGAGACCGTGGAATGGGTGCTGGTCGGCCTCGGGGTGTCGCGCGAGGAGGCACGGAACCTTGCGGCCGGCGACCTGCCGCCACTGCCGGAGTGA
- a CDS encoding HlyD family secretion protein: MTIFHPTRRGVRLFSALCLGAGILAGPLPAHADDKFDKLIQKLMPKRLPAGFASANGRLESEQVEIATKLAGRIAEVLVKEGDEVEKGQLLVKMDVSDIQAQLLAAEAQERRAVQSKAVAEAMVLQRESEQKLAAQQLGRAEALFEKGFSTAEIRDQRQAAQNVADAALIAAKASLSDATAAIDAARAEVARIKTVLDDMQLKAPRRGRIQYKLAQAGEVLGAGSRVLTLVDLTDVYMTVFVPASVAAALAYGSDARLILDAIPQYVVPAKVTFVASEAQFTPKAVETKDEREKLMFRVKLTLPPDLLRKYEREVKTGVRGMAYLRTDSDKQWPDNLQVKLPQ, translated from the coding sequence ATGACGATCTTCCACCCGACCCGCCGTGGTGTCCGGCTGTTCAGCGCCCTGTGTCTCGGAGCCGGCATTTTGGCCGGCCCGCTTCCCGCTCACGCCGACGACAAGTTCGACAAGCTGATCCAAAAGCTGATGCCGAAGCGGCTGCCCGCGGGCTTTGCCTCGGCCAACGGCCGGCTCGAATCCGAACAGGTCGAGATCGCCACCAAGCTGGCGGGCCGGATCGCCGAAGTCCTGGTGAAAGAGGGCGACGAGGTCGAGAAGGGCCAGCTTCTGGTGAAGATGGACGTCTCCGACATTCAGGCCCAGCTGCTTGCTGCCGAAGCGCAGGAGCGCCGCGCCGTGCAGAGCAAGGCGGTCGCTGAAGCGATGGTGCTGCAGCGGGAAAGCGAACAGAAGCTCGCCGCTCAGCAGCTCGGCCGTGCCGAAGCGCTGTTCGAAAAAGGCTTCTCCACCGCCGAAATTCGCGACCAGCGCCAGGCCGCGCAGAACGTCGCCGATGCGGCGCTGATCGCCGCGAAGGCGAGCCTCAGTGACGCCACGGCTGCGATCGATGCGGCCCGCGCCGAAGTGGCGCGGATCAAGACGGTGCTGGACGACATGCAGCTGAAGGCTCCGCGCCGTGGCCGCATTCAGTACAAGCTGGCGCAGGCCGGTGAAGTGCTTGGTGCCGGCTCCCGCGTGTTGACGCTGGTCGACCTCACCGACGTCTACATGACGGTGTTCGTGCCGGCGAGCGTCGCCGCCGCGCTGGCCTACGGCTCCGACGCCCGGCTGATCCTCGACGCGATCCCGCAATATGTGGTGCCGGCGAAGGTCACCTTCGTGGCGAGCGAGGCGCAGTTCACGCCGAAGGCGGTCGAAACCAAAGACGAGCGCGAAAAGCTGATGTTCCGCGTCAAGCTGACGCTGCCTCCGGACCTGCTGCGCAAATACGAGCGTGAGGTGAAGACCGGCGTGCGAGGGATGGCGTATTTGCGCACGGACAGCGACAAGCAATGGCCGGATAATCTGCAGGTCAAGCTGCCGCAATGA
- the rbbA gene encoding ribosome-associated ATPase/putative transporter RbbA gives MTGFAARLTHVTHAYGAIHALDDVTLELPAGKMVGLIGPDGVGKSTMLALIAGVRRIQSGDVLALDGDMRDARHRAASAARIAYMPQGLGRNLYPTLSVFENLDFFGRLFGQGTAERKARIAELLRATGLSPFGDRPAGKLSGGMKQKLSLCCALIHDPDLLILDEPTTGVDPLSRRQFWELIDRIRKRRPQMSVLVATAYMEEAERFDWLAALNDGKVIGAGAPAELRAQTKQPTLDAAFIALLPAEMRANYADVVLPPLPNSGDGYAIEAENLTCRFGDFTAVDHVNFQIKRGEIFGFLGSNGCGKSTTMKMLTGLLTPTEGEARLFGEVLDASDMATRKRVGYMSQSFSLYSELTVRQNLLLHAQLFELPSAQIPDRVAEMLARFDLADVADSRPDSLPLGLRQRLQLAVAVIHRPEVLILDEPTSGVDPVARDSFWRMLIGLSRQDGVTIFISTHFMNEAERCDRISLMHAGKVLAVGAPHELVERRGAADLEQTFIAYLEEATGVQHDGEEDSFAAPREAITKQHWFNPARLWAYARRETMEILRDRLRLAFAILGPLVLMLTFGFGISFDVENLTYAVYDQDNTLESRELLESFSGSRYFQQAPDIKSAADIDRRLASGELKLVIEVPHGFGRDLLTNKSPEVAVWIDGAMPFRAETIRSYVTGLSQAYLAEQYRRHAMASPTAPINIETRFRYNQAFKSVYSIIPGVITLILMLIPAMLTAVGVVREKEVGSITNFRSTPVTATEFLLGKQIPYALLSFFSFVLLLLGAIVIFGVPVRGSVVALVGGALLYVFSTTALGVLFSSFLSTQIAAIFIVAIISIIPAVNFSGLLVPVSSLSQTGRWFGEAFPAAWFQEVSIGAFTKGMSFWMLAPNLLILFGFGLVYLIGAILALRKQEA, from the coding sequence ATGACCGGCTTCGCCGCGCGTCTCACGCATGTCACTCACGCCTACGGCGCGATACATGCTCTGGACGACGTCACGCTGGAATTACCCGCCGGCAAGATGGTTGGCCTGATCGGGCCCGACGGCGTCGGCAAATCGACGATGCTGGCGCTGATCGCCGGCGTGCGCCGGATCCAGAGCGGCGACGTGCTGGCGCTGGACGGCGATATGCGCGACGCGCGTCATCGCGCCGCCAGTGCGGCGCGGATCGCCTACATGCCGCAGGGCCTCGGCCGCAATCTGTATCCGACGCTGTCGGTGTTCGAGAACCTGGATTTCTTCGGCCGGCTGTTCGGCCAGGGTACGGCCGAACGCAAGGCGCGTATCGCCGAATTGCTGCGCGCCACCGGCCTGTCGCCGTTCGGCGATCGGCCTGCCGGCAAACTGTCCGGCGGCATGAAGCAGAAACTGTCGCTGTGCTGCGCGCTGATCCACGATCCGGATCTGCTGATCCTCGACGAGCCGACAACGGGCGTCGACCCGCTGTCGCGCCGGCAGTTCTGGGAACTGATTGATCGCATCCGCAAGCGGCGGCCGCAGATGAGCGTGCTGGTCGCCACCGCCTATATGGAAGAGGCCGAGCGGTTCGATTGGCTCGCGGCTCTCAACGACGGCAAGGTGATCGGTGCCGGTGCGCCGGCCGAACTGCGGGCGCAGACTAAGCAGCCGACACTGGATGCAGCCTTCATCGCGCTGCTGCCGGCCGAGATGCGTGCCAACTATGCCGATGTTGTGCTGCCGCCGTTGCCGAACAGCGGAGACGGCTACGCGATCGAAGCCGAGAACCTGACCTGCCGGTTCGGCGACTTCACCGCGGTCGACCACGTCAACTTCCAGATCAAGCGCGGCGAGATCTTCGGATTCCTCGGCTCCAACGGCTGCGGCAAGTCGACCACGATGAAGATGCTGACCGGCCTGCTGACGCCGACCGAGGGCGAGGCGCGGCTGTTCGGTGAAGTGCTCGACGCCTCCGACATGGCGACCCGCAAGCGTGTCGGCTACATGTCGCAGAGCTTCTCGCTGTACTCCGAATTGACGGTGCGGCAGAACCTGCTGCTGCACGCGCAATTGTTCGAACTGCCGAGTGCACAAATTCCCGATCGCGTCGCCGAGATGCTGGCGCGGTTCGATCTCGCCGATGTTGCCGACTCCAGGCCCGACAGCCTGCCACTCGGTCTGCGCCAGCGGCTGCAGCTTGCGGTCGCGGTGATCCATCGCCCTGAGGTGCTGATTCTCGACGAGCCGACTTCAGGCGTCGATCCGGTGGCGCGTGATTCGTTCTGGCGGATGCTGATCGGGCTGTCGCGCCAGGACGGCGTCACCATCTTCATCTCGACCCACTTCATGAACGAGGCCGAGCGCTGCGATCGGATTTCGTTGATGCACGCCGGCAAGGTGCTGGCGGTCGGCGCGCCGCACGAGCTGGTCGAGCGCCGCGGCGCTGCCGATCTCGAGCAGACCTTCATCGCCTATCTGGAAGAGGCGACTGGGGTTCAACATGACGGTGAAGAGGACAGCTTCGCCGCGCCGCGCGAGGCGATCACCAAGCAACACTGGTTCAACCCGGCGCGGCTCTGGGCCTACGCCCGCCGCGAGACGATGGAGATCCTGCGCGACCGGCTGCGGCTCGCTTTTGCGATCCTCGGCCCCTTGGTGCTGATGCTGACCTTCGGGTTCGGTATCTCGTTCGACGTCGAGAACCTCACCTATGCGGTGTACGACCAGGACAACACGCTGGAGAGCCGCGAACTTCTCGAGAGTTTCTCCGGGTCGCGATACTTCCAGCAGGCGCCGGATATCAAGTCCGCGGCAGACATCGATCGGCGGCTCGCCAGCGGTGAATTGAAGCTGGTGATCGAAGTGCCCCACGGTTTCGGACGCGACCTGTTGACCAACAAGTCGCCGGAAGTGGCGGTGTGGATCGACGGTGCGATGCCGTTCCGCGCCGAGACCATTCGGTCCTACGTCACCGGACTGTCGCAGGCCTATCTGGCCGAGCAGTATCGGCGGCATGCGATGGCGTCACCCACCGCGCCGATCAACATCGAGACCCGGTTCCGCTACAATCAGGCGTTCAAGAGCGTGTACTCGATCATTCCCGGCGTGATTACGCTGATCCTGATGCTGATCCCGGCGATGCTGACCGCCGTCGGCGTGGTCCGCGAGAAGGAAGTCGGCTCGATCACAAACTTCCGGTCGACGCCGGTGACCGCGACGGAATTCCTGCTCGGCAAGCAGATCCCCTACGCGCTGCTGTCGTTCTTCAGCTTCGTGTTGTTGCTGCTCGGAGCGATTGTGATCTTCGGCGTTCCGGTGCGAGGCTCGGTCGTCGCACTGGTCGGAGGAGCGCTGCTCTACGTGTTCTCCACCACGGCGCTCGGCGTATTGTTCTCGTCGTTCCTGAGCACGCAGATCGCCGCGATCTTCATCGTCGCGATCATCTCGATCATTCCGGCCGTCAACTTCTCCGGCCTGCTGGTGCCGGTATCGTCGCTATCGCAGACCGGGCGGTGGTTCGGTGAGGCGTTCCCTGCGGCTTGGTTTCAGGAGGTCAGTATCGGCGCCTTCACCAAAGGCATGAGCTTCTGGATGCTGGCGCCGAACCTGCTGATCCTGTTCGGTTTTGGCTTGGTTTATTTGATTGGTGCGATCCTTGCGCTGCGCAAGCAGGAGGCGTGA
- a CDS encoding ABC transporter permease: MGSMLRHIYRLTGKELRSLWADPILLGFIVYVFSVAIYTIATGAKLEVEAARVAVVDEDHSELSRRIAAAMLPPLFRAAEPIAPSEIDSAMDTGRYVFVVEIPPKFESDALSGKNPTVQIDVDATAMAIAGNGAVDIQNIVLNETAAYLRKDSGSSHAPVNLVMHAKFNPNLNSAWFTSVMQVINNIATLSIILTGAALIRERERGTIEHLLVMPVRPLDIMLSKIIANGAVIIIAALLSLQFMVKGVLSVPIIGSVPLFTFGMVLFMFSVTALGLLLATYARTMPQFGLLAIPVIVILYLLSGASTPIETMPPWLQFVMQFTPNTQFVSFSQAVLYRGAGLDLVWRQLLALLVIGVVTLAICRIRFAKTISSQD; encoded by the coding sequence ATGGGCTCGATGCTACGGCATATCTATCGTCTCACCGGCAAGGAGCTGCGCAGCCTGTGGGCCGATCCCATCCTGCTCGGCTTCATCGTCTACGTCTTCAGCGTGGCGATCTACACGATTGCCACAGGCGCCAAGCTGGAAGTCGAGGCCGCGCGAGTTGCGGTGGTCGACGAGGATCACTCCGAACTGTCGCGCCGGATCGCCGCCGCGATGCTTCCGCCGCTGTTCCGCGCCGCCGAACCCATTGCTCCGTCCGAGATCGATTCTGCGATGGACACTGGTCGCTACGTGTTCGTCGTCGAAATCCCGCCGAAATTCGAATCCGACGCGCTTTCCGGCAAGAACCCGACCGTGCAGATCGATGTCGACGCCACCGCGATGGCGATCGCCGGCAATGGTGCGGTCGATATCCAGAACATCGTGCTGAATGAAACCGCAGCTTACCTGCGCAAGGATTCCGGCTCATCCCACGCGCCGGTCAATCTGGTGATGCACGCCAAGTTCAATCCGAACCTGAACTCGGCATGGTTCACCTCGGTGATGCAGGTGATCAACAACATCGCGACGCTGTCGATCATTCTGACAGGCGCCGCGCTGATCCGCGAACGCGAGCGCGGCACCATCGAGCATCTCCTGGTGATGCCGGTGAGGCCGCTCGACATCATGCTGTCGAAGATCATCGCCAACGGCGCGGTGATTATCATCGCTGCGCTGCTGTCGCTGCAGTTCATGGTGAAAGGCGTGTTGAGTGTGCCGATCATCGGCTCGGTGCCGCTGTTCACCTTCGGCATGGTTCTGTTTATGTTTTCGGTGACGGCGCTCGGTCTGCTGCTGGCGACTTACGCGCGCACGATGCCGCAGTTCGGCCTGCTGGCGATCCCGGTGATCGTCATTCTTTATCTTCTGTCCGGCGCCAGTACGCCGATCGAGACGATGCCGCCTTGGCTGCAATTCGTCATGCAGTTCACGCCGAACACGCAGTTCGTCTCGTTCTCGCAGGCTGTTCTGTACCGTGGTGCCGGGCTCGATCTGGTCTGGCGACAGCTTCTGGCGTTGCTCGTCATCGGCGTTGTCACGCTCGCGATCTGCCGCATCCGCTTCGCCAAGACCATCTCGTCCCAGGACTGA